Proteins found in one Pantoea cypripedii genomic segment:
- a CDS encoding TIGR04028 family ABC transporter substrate-binding protein, with protein MKQRFHLQAFSFALLSGIFSAHAADTPVKGGTLIYLEQQPHTNLYPPAGGFYPNGGILNQITDKLTWQNPKTLQVEPWIAESWSSNADKTEYTFKIRPGVTFSDGTPLDANAVAKNFDTYGLGNKAQRLPVSEVINNYDHSEVIDPLTVKFYFTKPSPGFLQGTATIGSGLVSLSTLKRSFDQLGDARHIIGSGPFVVSNEQLGREVDLVARKDYHWGPKNIAQQGPANLDGIKFIVTPEDSVRIGALLAGQADFIRQVQAYDEKQAKEQNFPIYAAPTRGVNDSISFRPDNPLVSDLKVRQALLHATNAQQVVQTLFSPNYPQATSVIAASAAGYVNLSDKLSYNPTLAKQLLDEAGWKVGSEGIREKGGEKLALTVYESPPQPQNKEVLQLVAQQWRQVGVALTVKAGDAGSKTLDNLDPLKTPLTVSEVGRADPDVVKSMFYPTNRDALLQKGGSSDKVKNFRDDKLNTLLVNISAEVDAQKRLQLTGDAQRYLLDNAYVIPIFEEPQVFAGAPWLKGVSFEAVGRPSFYGAWLEKH; from the coding sequence ATGAAGCAACGTTTTCACTTGCAGGCATTCAGTTTTGCCCTGCTGTCAGGGATATTCAGTGCTCACGCAGCGGACACGCCGGTTAAAGGCGGCACGCTGATTTATCTGGAACAACAGCCACATACCAACCTTTATCCCCCAGCGGGTGGTTTTTACCCCAACGGTGGCATCCTGAATCAGATCACCGATAAGCTCACGTGGCAAAACCCTAAAACTTTACAGGTTGAACCCTGGATTGCCGAAAGCTGGAGCAGCAACGCCGACAAAACCGAATACACCTTTAAAATTCGTCCGGGTGTGACGTTCTCCGACGGCACACCGCTGGATGCTAACGCGGTGGCAAAAAACTTTGATACCTATGGTCTGGGCAATAAAGCGCAGCGTTTGCCGGTGTCTGAGGTGATTAACAATTACGATCACAGCGAAGTCATTGATCCACTGACGGTGAAGTTTTATTTCACCAAACCCTCGCCGGGCTTTTTACAGGGCACTGCCACCATCGGTTCGGGCCTGGTATCCCTCAGTACCCTCAAGCGCAGTTTCGATCAGTTGGGCGATGCACGTCACATCATTGGCTCGGGTCCGTTTGTGGTGAGCAATGAACAGCTGGGCCGTGAAGTCGATTTGGTGGCGCGTAAGGATTACCACTGGGGACCAAAGAATATTGCCCAGCAGGGTCCGGCCAATCTCGACGGCATCAAGTTTATCGTCACACCGGAAGACAGTGTCCGTATCGGTGCGTTGCTGGCAGGCCAGGCTGATTTTATTCGCCAGGTCCAGGCGTATGACGAGAAACAGGCCAAAGAACAAAACTTCCCGATTTATGCCGCCCCGACGCGTGGCGTCAATGACAGCATCAGCTTCCGCCCGGATAACCCACTGGTCAGCGATCTGAAAGTGCGTCAGGCGTTGCTGCATGCCACCAACGCCCAGCAGGTGGTGCAAACCTTATTCTCACCCAACTATCCGCAGGCGACCTCGGTGATTGCCGCCAGCGCAGCGGGGTACGTCAATCTGAGCGACAAACTCAGCTATAACCCGACGCTGGCGAAACAATTGCTGGATGAAGCTGGCTGGAAAGTGGGTAGCGAGGGTATCCGTGAAAAAGGTGGCGAGAAACTGGCGCTGACGGTGTATGAATCCCCGCCGCAGCCGCAAAACAAAGAAGTGCTGCAACTGGTCGCCCAGCAATGGCGTCAGGTGGGTGTCGCGCTGACGGTGAAAGCCGGTGATGCAGGCAGCAAAACGCTGGATAACCTGGATCCGCTAAAAACTCCGCTGACGGTCTCCGAAGTGGGACGTGCCGACCCGGATGTGGTGAAAAGCATGTTCTATCCCACCAATCGTGATGCGTTGCTGCAAAAAGGTGGCTCCAGCGACAAGGTGAAAAACTTCCGTGACGACAAACTCAATACGCTGCTGGTCAATATCTCGGCCGAGGTTGATGCGCAAAAACGACTACAACTCACCGGCGATGCGCAGCGTTATCTGCTCGACAACGCCTATGTCATCCCTATTTTCGAAGAACCACAGGTGTTTGCCGGTGCGCCCTGGTTAAAAGGCGTCAGTTTTGAAGCGGTAGGTCGCCCGTCATTTTATGGCGCGTGGCTGGAAAAACACTAA
- a CDS encoding ABC transporter permease, producing the protein MRHSLLHRLGQSLLVLWAAFTLSFFLLQVLPGDAILIKFQNPDLGLSPAQIAEMRLAYGADSPIWQQYAHTLFAMLRGDFGYSVQAGVPVSELITSNLPATLSLAIPGFLLATGLAFALAALSRLPALRLLRAFLQSIPALFISLPTFWLGIALIQLFSFQLRWIPVINPSALQGLILPVVTVAVPISAPLAQILLRSIDDVSTQPFVAVARAKGASENRVLWRHVLRNALLPVLNVAGLLLGELIAGALITETVFGLSGLGQLTQQAVNNQDVAVLQAVVMISALGFVLINLLVDLLMPLLDPRLQPIAGGH; encoded by the coding sequence ATGCGACATTCTCTGCTGCACAGATTAGGGCAAAGCCTGCTGGTATTGTGGGCGGCGTTCACCCTGTCATTCTTTCTGTTGCAGGTGCTGCCGGGTGACGCGATTCTGATTAAGTTTCAGAACCCGGATCTCGGCCTCAGCCCGGCGCAAATTGCTGAGATGCGGCTGGCATACGGTGCTGACAGCCCCATCTGGCAGCAGTATGCGCATACGCTGTTTGCCATGCTGCGTGGTGATTTCGGCTACTCCGTGCAGGCGGGCGTGCCGGTCAGCGAACTTATCACCAGCAATCTGCCCGCCACTCTGAGCCTGGCGATACCCGGTTTTTTGCTGGCGACAGGGCTGGCGTTTGCGCTGGCGGCGTTGTCGCGTCTGCCCGCATTACGCCTGCTGCGTGCATTTTTACAGTCCATTCCCGCGCTGTTTATCTCCCTGCCGACCTTCTGGCTCGGCATCGCGCTTATCCAGCTGTTCTCGTTTCAGTTGCGCTGGATCCCGGTCATCAATCCTTCGGCACTCCAGGGCTTGATTCTGCCGGTGGTAACCGTAGCAGTGCCCATCTCCGCCCCACTGGCGCAGATCCTGTTGCGTAGCATTGATGACGTCTCCACCCAACCCTTTGTGGCGGTTGCGCGCGCCAAAGGCGCGAGCGAAAACCGGGTGTTGTGGCGTCATGTATTGCGCAACGCGCTGCTGCCGGTGTTGAACGTTGCTGGTTTACTGCTTGGCGAATTAATTGCTGGCGCGCTGATCACTGAAACGGTGTTTGGCCTGAGCGGGCTGGGGCAACTGACGCAGCAGGCGGTCAACAATCAGGATGTCGCGGTCCTTCAGGCGGTGGTGATGATCTCCGCGCTGGGGTTTGTGCTGATTAATTTACTGGTCGATCTGTTGATGCCGCTGCTTGATCCCCGGCTGCAACCAATCGCGGGAGGTCACTGA
- a CDS encoding ABC transporter permease — protein sequence MSLVDYAAARLGSRRKPRWQSVQLQPGLWLAWAVMVLALLAAFAPGLLTHFNPTEGIAGAQRLPPQASYWLGTDQLGRDLFTRIVYGASQSLAAAFAAVAMGLIVGTALGVIAGAVGQRTETLLMRLVDVLLSIPSLLLSLSILILLGFGTVHAALAVGIASIASFARLARGEVVRVRRSEFVEAAYGSGGSFWTVLWRHILPNSLTAVIAYAALQFGQAILALSTLSFLGYGTPPPTPEWGLLIAEGRNYLATAWWLTIFPGIVVVAVVLAANRISQQLAGGTK from the coding sequence ATGAGTCTGGTGGATTACGCGGCAGCCCGCCTCGGTTCGCGCAGGAAACCTCGCTGGCAAAGCGTGCAGCTGCAACCCGGGCTGTGGCTGGCATGGGCGGTGATGGTGCTGGCACTCCTGGCCGCATTCGCGCCGGGATTATTGACCCACTTCAATCCGACGGAAGGCATTGCGGGTGCGCAGCGTCTGCCGCCACAGGCAAGTTACTGGCTCGGTACGGACCAGCTGGGCCGCGATCTGTTTACCCGCATCGTTTATGGCGCCTCGCAGTCACTGGCGGCGGCGTTTGCTGCGGTGGCGATGGGCCTGATTGTCGGCACCGCGCTGGGCGTGATTGCAGGTGCGGTCGGCCAGCGCACCGAAACCTTACTGATGCGGCTGGTGGATGTGCTGCTCTCTATCCCTTCTCTGCTGCTGTCACTCAGCATCCTGATTTTGCTGGGCTTTGGTACGGTACACGCTGCGCTGGCAGTGGGAATTGCCTCGATTGCCAGCTTCGCCAGGCTGGCACGCGGCGAAGTGGTCCGAGTGCGTCGTAGCGAATTTGTTGAGGCCGCTTACGGCAGTGGCGGCAGTTTCTGGACGGTGCTGTGGCGGCATATCCTGCCGAACTCACTGACGGCAGTGATCGCTTACGCGGCATTGCAATTTGGTCAGGCGATTCTGGCGCTCTCAACCCTGAGTTTTCTCGGTTATGGCACACCCCCACCGACACCTGAATGGGGATTATTGATTGCTGAAGGGCGCAACTACCTGGCGACCGCCTGGTGGCTGACCATCTTCCCCGGCATCGTGGTGGTCGCGGTGGTATTGGCAGCCAATCGTATTAGCCAGCAACTGGCGGGAGGGACGAAATGA
- a CDS encoding dipeptide ABC transporter ATP-binding protein: protein MSTILAIENLTLSYRQHGEWRPVVHNVSFNLQAGEMVALVGESGSGKTTTAQAIIGLLAENGRRDSGRILLNGTDISDWSAKRLDTLRGVRISLVPQDPGNSLNPVKTIGEQVGEMLQLHLRISRKERQQRVIELLSRVGLSHPEQRVDQYPHQLSGGMKQRVLIAIALALRPQIIIADEPTSALDVTVQKRILDLLDILRRESGTAVLFVTHDLALAAERADRLLVFRHGEIQEQGDTARVNHAPQHPYTRQLLQDAALDSLTLSPPPATALATPAIQLSAIGKRFRLGRQQQLQALHEVSVSVPRGTTHALVGESGSGKTTLARILLGFEQADSGRVVIDGIDASHLSNEARRQLRRKIQFVYQNPYASLDPRQTLFAIIEEPLRNFARLPAAERRQRVAAVAQRVALPLELLTRKARELSGGQRQRVAIARALIVEPAILVLDEATSALDVTVQAQILQLLQQLQRDLGLTYLFITHDLATVRRLAHSVTVLRSGEVVEQSDVVTLFAAPRDPYTRSLIEAIPTFRPLIKESA from the coding sequence ATGAGCACCATACTGGCAATTGAAAACCTCACCCTCAGCTATCGCCAGCATGGCGAATGGCGACCGGTGGTGCATAACGTCAGTTTTAACCTGCAGGCCGGCGAAATGGTGGCCCTGGTGGGTGAATCGGGTTCCGGTAAAACCACCACCGCGCAGGCGATTATTGGCCTGCTGGCAGAAAATGGCCGCCGCGACAGTGGCCGCATTTTGCTGAATGGCACCGATATCAGCGACTGGTCAGCCAAACGACTGGACACCCTGCGCGGCGTGCGCATCAGCCTGGTGCCGCAGGATCCAGGCAATTCACTCAATCCGGTGAAAACCATCGGTGAACAGGTGGGTGAAATGCTGCAACTGCATCTGCGTATCAGCCGTAAAGAACGCCAGCAGCGAGTGATTGAGTTACTGAGCCGCGTGGGGTTGAGCCACCCTGAGCAACGCGTAGATCAGTATCCGCACCAGCTCTCCGGCGGGATGAAGCAACGTGTCCTGATCGCCATCGCCCTTGCCCTGCGTCCGCAAATCATCATTGCCGATGAGCCGACCAGCGCGCTGGATGTCACGGTGCAAAAACGTATTCTCGATTTGCTGGATATCCTGCGACGCGAATCCGGCACGGCGGTGTTGTTTGTCACCCATGATCTGGCGCTGGCTGCTGAACGCGCTGACCGGCTGCTGGTGTTTCGTCACGGCGAGATCCAGGAACAGGGCGACACCGCACGGGTGAACCATGCTCCACAGCATCCCTACACCCGGCAGTTGTTGCAGGATGCCGCGCTGGATTCCCTGACATTGTCCCCGCCACCCGCGACAGCGCTTGCCACACCAGCGATTCAGCTTTCCGCCATCGGCAAACGCTTCCGCCTTGGACGTCAGCAGCAACTTCAGGCGCTGCATGAAGTCAGCGTCAGCGTGCCCCGTGGCACCACGCATGCGCTGGTGGGAGAGTCCGGGTCGGGCAAAACCACCCTGGCGCGTATCCTGCTGGGATTCGAACAGGCCGACAGTGGCCGCGTGGTGATCGACGGCATCGATGCCAGTCACCTCAGTAACGAAGCGCGTCGTCAGCTGCGGCGCAAAATTCAGTTCGTATACCAGAACCCTTATGCCTCACTTGATCCACGCCAGACGCTGTTTGCCATTATCGAAGAACCACTGCGCAATTTTGCCCGCCTGCCTGCGGCTGAGCGTCGTCAGCGCGTTGCCGCCGTCGCACAACGCGTGGCGTTGCCGCTGGAGTTGCTGACGCGCAAAGCGCGTGAGTTATCTGGCGGCCAGCGTCAGCGCGTGGCGATTGCCAGAGCGTTAATTGTCGAACCGGCGATTCTGGTGCTCGATGAAGCCACTTCGGCACTGGATGTCACCGTACAGGCGCAGATTCTGCAATTGCTGCAACAGTTGCAGCGCGACCTCGGCCTGACCTATCTGTTTATTACCCACGATCTCGCCACCGTGCGACGGCTGGCGCATAGCGTCACGGTACTGCGATCGGGCGAAGTGGTGGAACAGAGTGACGTTGTCACGTTATTTGCTGCCCCCCGTGATCCCTACACCCGATCTTTAATTGAGGCGATTCCCACTTTCCGTCCGCTGATTAAGGAGTCTGCATGA
- a CDS encoding putative FMN-dependent luciferase-like monooxygenase has protein sequence MTRKRIGFFTRLLDEGSAQQRYRLATEQIQHAERFGFDSAWIAQHHFHEHEGGLPSPLVFLAHIAAHTRSIRLGTGIITLPLENALRVAEDAAVLDLLSNGRLEVGFGSGGTATSFLPFGLTIDQRAPFFAEQLHSVLSAWRGDSLAHPDNHLYPAAPTLAQRVWIATFSVEGAARAGQAGHGLMLSRTQPRPAGQADVPLDALQNPMIDAYLAALPEGVAPRILASRTAFVADSNSYARRLAEPGLQRQADQFRASGHSVAGDSLDDHIRQFDAHLGDPATVLASLAQDSVLARATDITFQVHSIDPPHADILRSIELIADHIAPQLRNA, from the coding sequence ATGACGCGTAAACGCATTGGTTTTTTCACCCGCCTGCTCGATGAAGGTAGCGCACAGCAGCGCTACCGGCTGGCAACCGAACAGATTCAGCACGCGGAACGATTTGGCTTTGATAGCGCATGGATTGCGCAGCACCATTTTCACGAGCATGAAGGTGGCCTGCCATCGCCGCTGGTGTTTCTCGCCCATATCGCAGCGCATACCCGCAGCATTCGTCTCGGCACCGGCATCATTACCCTGCCACTGGAAAATGCCCTGCGTGTCGCCGAAGATGCCGCGGTACTGGATTTGCTCAGCAACGGACGCCTCGAAGTCGGTTTTGGTTCCGGCGGCACCGCGACCTCCTTCCTGCCGTTTGGCCTGACCATCGATCAACGTGCGCCCTTCTTTGCGGAGCAACTGCATAGCGTGCTCAGCGCCTGGCGTGGTGATAGCCTGGCGCATCCGGATAACCATCTTTATCCCGCTGCACCGACGCTGGCGCAACGCGTCTGGATCGCCACGTTTTCGGTTGAGGGCGCTGCGCGCGCCGGTCAGGCAGGCCACGGTCTGATGTTATCGCGCACCCAGCCACGTCCCGCCGGACAAGCTGATGTGCCCCTGGATGCGTTGCAGAACCCGATGATCGACGCCTATCTGGCCGCGCTGCCGGAAGGGGTTGCGCCGCGTATCCTTGCTTCACGCACCGCTTTTGTCGCCGATTCCAACAGTTATGCACGCCGTCTGGCTGAACCGGGCCTGCAACGCCAGGCGGATCAGTTCCGCGCCAGCGGGCATAGCGTAGCGGGTGACTCACTGGATGATCATATCCGTCAGTTTGACGCCCATCTCGGCGATCCCGCAACGGTGCTGGCCTCTCTGGCGCAGGATAGCGTGCTGGCACGCGCCACCGATATCACCTTCCAGGTACATTCGATCGATCCTCCCCACGCGGATATTTTGCGCTCGATTGAACTGATTGCCGACCACATCGCGCCGCAACTGCGCAACGCGTAA
- a CDS encoding alkylhydroperoxidase domain protein — protein sequence MSQPDDLLAALADIDPASELAQARAQRDAATRHTQGSYEVLFSQQDEDFPLPERFALAAVVAAWHGEVTLQAHYQRQIQDARHSAREEAGRAFAEQLSFHPVEATPQHIANLQSAGWTARGIVTLAQLIAFVSFQSRLLAGFRLLKGDDLNTQQHAVAGKWHSAPLTFSGKTALTAFTQQELGWEPWLAAKPLEEFDSTEKATLARFGHSDSDYFRLLGRNLPLLEQRTLTDKGIFYTSGGLPRAERELAATVVSKVNGCIYCASVHARKASQLAKQDAAVQKLLNVVPGAELSHGQSPRWQAIIDFSAALSVTPASASQAQLQALRAQGLDTLQLLDLVQSTAFFAWANRLMLTLGEPFLPDDAKG from the coding sequence ATGTCACAACCCGATGATTTGCTGGCAGCGCTGGCCGATATTGATCCCGCTTCAGAGCTGGCGCAGGCACGCGCACAACGTGATGCCGCCACCCGTCACACTCAGGGCAGCTATGAAGTGTTATTTAGCCAACAGGATGAAGACTTCCCCTTGCCGGAACGCTTCGCGCTGGCGGCGGTGGTCGCCGCCTGGCATGGCGAAGTGACTTTGCAGGCGCATTATCAGCGTCAGATACAGGATGCACGGCACAGCGCGCGCGAAGAAGCGGGACGTGCTTTCGCGGAACAACTGAGTTTCCATCCGGTGGAAGCGACACCGCAACACATTGCCAATCTGCAAAGCGCGGGCTGGACAGCGCGCGGCATTGTCACGCTGGCGCAGCTGATCGCATTTGTCAGCTTCCAGAGCCGTCTGCTGGCTGGTTTTCGCCTGCTCAAGGGCGATGACTTAAACACACAGCAGCACGCCGTAGCTGGAAAATGGCATAGCGCGCCACTGACCTTTAGCGGCAAGACCGCCCTCACCGCGTTTACCCAACAGGAACTGGGATGGGAGCCCTGGCTGGCCGCCAAACCGCTTGAAGAGTTTGATTCCACAGAGAAAGCCACGCTGGCGCGTTTTGGCCATAGTGATTCTGATTACTTCCGCCTGCTGGGGCGTAACCTGCCGCTGCTGGAACAGCGTACCCTGACCGACAAAGGCATCTTTTATACCTCGGGTGGCCTGCCGCGTGCTGAGCGTGAACTGGCAGCCACGGTGGTGAGTAAGGTCAACGGCTGCATCTATTGCGCCTCAGTCCATGCCCGTAAAGCCAGCCAACTGGCGAAGCAGGATGCGGCGGTGCAGAAGTTGCTGAATGTGGTGCCAGGCGCAGAGCTTTCGCACGGACAATCGCCGCGCTGGCAGGCGATTATCGATTTCAGCGCCGCGTTGTCCGTCACCCCCGCCAGTGCCAGCCAGGCACAGTTGCAGGCGCTACGAGCGCAGGGGCTGGATACCTTGCAGCTGCTGGATCTGGTGCAGTCCACCGCCTTCTTCGCCTGGGCCAACCGACTGATGCTGACACTGGGCGAACCCTTCCTGCCTGATGACGCCAAAGGATAA
- a CDS encoding amidohydrolase → MTAISTEQLVHWRRELHQHPELSNQEHATTARITRWLQQANIRLLPLELETGVVAEMGQGDTVIALRADIDALPIEELTDRAWKSQQKGVMHACGHDLHSSVMLGVAHQLKRIEAQLPGRVRILFQPAEETFNGAQQLIDAGALQNVQAIFGLHNAPDLPVGTLRTRGGAFYANVDRFQIHIHGKGAHAARPHEGVDAIVIASHIVTALQNLPARVFSALESVVVSVTRFTAGNSWNVLPHQVELEGTVRTHNAQIRDHIVHKIRDLIAGIAAGFNGEAELLWQPGPPSLVNTPAWADFALHLAQQQGYQTEVAIPQMGGEDFAFYLHHVPGTFVSIGSASTQGLHHPAFDPDEAMLEPAVAYFTALAQLALVEVQQAQELAS, encoded by the coding sequence ATGACAGCCATTTCCACTGAACAACTTGTCCATTGGCGACGTGAACTGCATCAGCACCCCGAACTGTCTAATCAGGAACACGCTACCACCGCCCGTATTACCCGCTGGTTGCAGCAGGCCAATATCCGTTTGCTGCCACTGGAACTGGAAACCGGAGTGGTGGCGGAGATGGGTCAGGGCGATACGGTGATTGCCCTGCGCGCCGACATTGATGCCCTGCCGATTGAAGAACTCACCGACAGGGCGTGGAAATCACAGCAAAAAGGGGTGATGCATGCCTGTGGTCACGATCTGCACAGCAGCGTGATGCTTGGCGTCGCCCACCAGCTCAAACGTATTGAAGCGCAGTTGCCAGGCCGGGTGCGGATTCTGTTTCAACCCGCAGAGGAAACGTTTAACGGCGCGCAGCAGCTGATTGATGCCGGAGCGTTGCAAAATGTGCAGGCCATTTTTGGTCTGCACAATGCGCCAGATTTGCCGGTGGGTACGCTGCGCACGCGCGGCGGTGCCTTCTATGCCAACGTTGATCGTTTTCAAATACATATTCACGGCAAAGGCGCGCATGCGGCGCGACCTCACGAAGGTGTCGATGCGATTGTCATCGCCAGCCATATCGTCACTGCGCTGCAAAACCTGCCTGCTCGCGTGTTTAGCGCGCTGGAATCGGTGGTGGTCAGCGTGACGCGATTCACTGCCGGTAATAGCTGGAATGTCCTGCCCCATCAGGTGGAGCTGGAAGGTACGGTACGTACCCATAACGCGCAGATTCGTGACCACATCGTGCATAAAATACGCGACCTGATTGCGGGTATCGCTGCCGGGTTTAACGGCGAGGCCGAGCTACTGTGGCAGCCAGGTCCCCCTTCGCTGGTGAATACCCCTGCCTGGGCCGACTTTGCATTGCATCTGGCACAGCAGCAGGGATATCAGACGGAAGTCGCTATTCCACAGATGGGTGGTGAGGACTTTGCATTTTATCTGCACCATGTACCCGGCACCTTTGTCAGTATCGGCAGTGCCAGCACTCAGGGCCTGCATCATCCCGCATTCGACCCGGATGAAGCGATGCTTGAACCGGCGGTGGCGTACTTCACTGCCCTCGCCCAACTGGCGCTGGTTGAAGTGCAGCAAGCACAGGAACTGGCCTCGTGA
- a CDS encoding VOC family protein, with product MAITVPLPRLDHVVINVADHLDEARTLYQRLGFQLTARGHHSLGSSNHLAVFGENYLELLGYEPDRGNLRQDLWQSPLGLSGLVWKSEDADAVWRYLESQDIDGDPPASFYRPVDLPDGSRQQARFRTVRLRPALVPNGRSFFCQHETPQAVWQEAWQQHPNGVSNIVEFVVVAQDPAAAALVYSRLFGAGRLLACQEGAFVLKAGAATVRFASADYVRQRFNSLPADYDGNARMAALSLQSHDLSKVKASLLLGDVPFSETEQALVVAAEQAFGVALRFQQ from the coding sequence ATGGCGATTACCGTTCCTCTGCCGCGACTGGATCATGTGGTGATTAACGTGGCAGATCACCTGGATGAAGCACGTACCCTGTATCAAAGACTGGGTTTTCAACTCACCGCGCGCGGCCACCATTCGCTTGGCTCCAGCAATCATCTGGCGGTTTTTGGCGAAAACTATCTGGAGCTGCTCGGCTATGAACCGGATCGCGGTAACCTGCGGCAGGATTTGTGGCAATCGCCACTGGGACTGAGCGGGCTGGTGTGGAAAAGCGAGGATGCGGACGCGGTGTGGCGTTATCTGGAAAGCCAGGATATCGATGGCGATCCCCCCGCCAGTTTTTATCGCCCGGTAGACCTGCCTGATGGTTCGCGACAGCAGGCGCGTTTTCGCACCGTGCGGCTGCGTCCCGCTCTGGTGCCCAATGGCCGCAGTTTCTTCTGCCAGCATGAGACGCCACAGGCGGTATGGCAGGAGGCGTGGCAGCAGCATCCGAATGGTGTCAGCAATATCGTGGAATTTGTCGTGGTGGCGCAGGATCCCGCCGCTGCCGCGCTAGTGTATAGCCGCTTATTCGGCGCGGGAAGGTTGCTGGCCTGTCAGGAAGGCGCATTCGTGTTAAAAGCCGGGGCCGCAACGGTGCGTTTTGCTTCTGCTGACTATGTCCGGCAGCGCTTTAACAGCCTGCCCGCAGATTATGACGGCAACGCGCGCATGGCGGCATTGAGTCTGCAAAGCCACGACCTCAGCAAAGTGAAAGCCAGTTTACTGCTGGGGGACGTGCCTTTCAGCGAGACGGAGCAGGCGTTGGTTGTCGCGGCGGAGCAGGCATTCGGTGTGGCGTTACGTTTTCAGCAATAA
- a CDS encoding ABC transporter ATP-binding protein, translated as MASELSGVNIDIQKVNHHFSLEGQNLPVLEDINLQVKAGEFVALLGPSGCGKSTLLRLLAGLEQPASGLLVEEGRAITAPDPSRVVVFQDPTLYPWRTVYDNVGLGLQIRGESRATRQQRINAMLERVGLTQFARAWPHQLSGGMAQRAALARALVNHPRLLILDEPLGKLDSLTRLRMQQEIVDLWQEQQFTTLMVTHDVEEALVMANRVVVFSPRPAKILDIITVALPWPRRRDDAQLVALRSHILDLLGSERAAA; from the coding sequence ATGGCGAGTGAATTATCGGGCGTTAATATTGATATTCAGAAGGTTAACCACCATTTCAGCCTTGAAGGGCAAAACTTGCCGGTGCTGGAGGATATTAATCTGCAAGTGAAAGCCGGTGAATTCGTTGCGCTGCTCGGGCCATCGGGCTGTGGCAAATCCACCCTATTACGATTGCTGGCAGGGCTGGAGCAGCCCGCCAGCGGGTTGCTGGTGGAAGAAGGACGCGCAATCACCGCCCCGGATCCTTCGCGCGTGGTGGTTTTTCAGGATCCAACGCTTTATCCGTGGCGCACGGTTTATGACAATGTCGGACTGGGACTGCAGATTCGTGGCGAAAGCCGGGCGACGCGTCAACAGCGTATCAACGCGATGCTGGAGCGCGTCGGACTCACCCAGTTTGCCCGCGCCTGGCCACACCAGTTATCCGGCGGTATGGCGCAACGTGCGGCGCTGGCACGGGCGTTGGTCAACCATCCACGCCTGCTGATCCTGGATGAGCCGCTTGGTAAGCTGGATTCTCTCACCCGGTTGCGGATGCAGCAGGAGATTGTCGATTTGTGGCAGGAGCAGCAATTCACTACCCTGATGGTCACGCATGATGTTGAAGAGGCGCTGGTGATGGCTAATCGCGTGGTGGTCTTCAGCCCACGTCCGGCAAAGATACTGGACATTATTACGGTGGCGCTGCCCTGGCCGCGCCGCCGCGATGATGCGCAACTGGTCGCGTTGCGCAGCCACATTCTGGACTTGCTGGGGTCGGAACGCGCGGCGGCTTAA